The following proteins are co-located in the Brevibacillus laterosporus DSM 25 genome:
- a CDS encoding SDR family oxidoreductase, whose translation MKCNYPLQNSGSNTGTADQLSKPQLQKQTRTHTHNKTPSPVHLKSKSTSSVVLITGCSSGFGKQISVALAEAGYQVIATMRDITKKEPLLQEASARNIGDRLHILPLDVTNQDSITQAIDDTLRLFGKIDVLINNAGYATGGFTEEIPLEEWRRQFETNFFGAVATTQAVLKHMRERRSGLIINMSSISGQFGFPMLGPYTASKHALEGFSESLRLEMLPFGVQVVLIEPGSYRTDIWQKSVDAAALSPESPYHTLLVYLQQQAKHNSTHSGDPEEVVQTVLRIVKTPEPSFRYPVGKSVKNLLFSKKMLPWKFIELIVKKQLHKILKK comes from the coding sequence ATGAAGTGTAATTACCCGTTGCAGAACTCTGGCTCTAACACAGGGACAGCCGATCAGCTATCCAAGCCTCAGTTGCAGAAGCAGACTAGAACACATACACACAATAAAACTCCTTCCCCTGTACATTTGAAGTCGAAATCCACCTCGTCTGTTGTTCTTATCACTGGTTGCTCAAGCGGTTTTGGGAAGCAAATTAGTGTAGCTCTTGCTGAAGCTGGTTATCAAGTAATCGCAACGATGCGTGATATAACCAAAAAAGAGCCTCTTCTTCAAGAGGCATCAGCCCGAAACATTGGAGATCGTTTACACATTCTCCCCTTAGATGTTACTAACCAAGATAGTATCACACAGGCCATTGACGATACGCTCCGACTATTTGGCAAGATAGATGTACTAATTAACAACGCTGGATATGCAACCGGTGGTTTTACTGAAGAAATACCACTAGAGGAATGGCGAAGACAGTTTGAGACGAACTTTTTTGGAGCAGTAGCCACTACTCAAGCAGTTTTAAAACACATGCGTGAGCGGAGGAGCGGTCTCATTATCAATATGAGCAGCATTAGTGGACAATTTGGATTTCCTATGCTTGGACCCTACACCGCCTCCAAACATGCACTAGAAGGCTTCAGTGAATCTCTACGCTTAGAAATGCTCCCATTCGGCGTCCAAGTTGTCCTGATCGAGCCTGGGTCTTATCGAACCGATATCTGGCAAAAAAGTGTAGATGCAGCAGCGCTCTCACCTGAGTCTCCCTACCATACCCTTTTAGTGTATTTACAACAGCAAGCCAAACACAACTCCACTCACTCCGGTGATCCAGAAGAAGTAGTTCAAACCGTATTACGTATCGTAAAAACTCCTGAACCGTCATTTCGTTATCCTGTTGGAAAAAGCGTCAAAAACTTATTATTTAGTAAAAAAATGCTCCCATGGAAATTCATAGAACTGATTGTAAAAAAGCAATTACATAAAATACTGAAGAAATGA
- a CDS encoding succinate dehydrogenase cytochrome b558 subunit, with amino-acid sequence MASKKNFALHKLHTLLGLFPIGLFLLFHLTANFQATKGPEAFNEAVGLIEKAPFLLFMEFAFIYLPLLFHAIYGLYLAFQAKPNNGNYSFFRNQMYLWQRITGVFTLIFVAWHVWQTRIAKALGTAEINYDLMHDIFTNPVMIAFYAVGVLSAVFHLCNGVWSFLVHWGITVGPRSQRMATYFTMILFVALSYVGLRAVFAFV; translated from the coding sequence ATGGCAAGTAAGAAAAACTTCGCTTTGCACAAGCTTCACACTCTACTCGGGTTGTTTCCGATCGGGTTGTTTTTACTGTTCCATTTAACGGCGAACTTTCAAGCAACCAAAGGGCCGGAAGCATTTAACGAAGCGGTTGGTCTAATTGAAAAGGCACCGTTCTTATTGTTTATGGAATTTGCATTCATTTATCTCCCGCTGTTGTTTCACGCCATTTACGGTCTATATCTTGCATTTCAAGCAAAACCTAACAATGGCAACTACTCATTTTTCCGTAATCAAATGTATCTCTGGCAGCGTATTACAGGTGTTTTCACGCTGATTTTCGTAGCGTGGCATGTGTGGCAAACTCGTATTGCCAAAGCTCTTGGTACCGCCGAAATTAACTATGACCTCATGCATGATATTTTTACTAACCCAGTAATGATAGCGTTTTACGCTGTGGGAGTTCTATCCGCTGTGTTCCACCTTTGCAATGGTGTATGGTCGTTCTTAGTGCATTGGGGCATTACAGTAGGGCCACGTTCACAACGTATGGCAACTTATTTCACCATGATCCTGTTCGTAGCATTATCCTACGTAGGCTTGCGTGCCGTATTTGCATTCGTGTAA
- the trxA gene encoding thioredoxin, with amino-acid sequence MAITNATDQSFAQDIEQGTVLVDFWAPWCGPCKMIAPVLEDMDNEVGEKLKIVKVNVDDNPESAGKFGVMSIPTLILFKDGQPVDKMVGFKPKDALMETINKHL; translated from the coding sequence ATGGCTATTACAAATGCGACGGATCAATCTTTTGCACAAGATATCGAACAAGGTACAGTATTGGTAGACTTTTGGGCTCCATGGTGCGGACCTTGCAAAATGATCGCTCCTGTGCTTGAAGATATGGATAATGAAGTCGGCGAAAAGCTGAAAATCGTGAAAGTGAATGTTGACGACAATCCAGAATCTGCTGGTAAATTTGGCGTTATGTCCATCCCGACTTTGATTCTTTTCAAAGACGGTCAACCTGTGGACAAAATGGTTGGTTTTAAACCAAAAGATGCTTTGATGGAAACAATCAACAAACATCTGTAA
- the sdhB gene encoding succinate dehydrogenase iron-sulfur subunit produces MADRLIHLIVTRQDTPDSTPYKEEFKIPYRPNMNVISALMEIQRNPVNSQGQKTKPVIWESNCLEEVCGACSMVINGKPRQACSALIDKLEQPVRIEPMKTFSVQRDLTVDRSRMFDALKRVKAWIPIDGTHDLGPGPRMAEVDRQWAYELSKCMTCGVCLEACPNVNDKSPFIGAFAISQVRLFNEHPTGKMNKHERLESLMDEGGISYCGNSQNCVQSCPKGIPLTTSIAHMNKETTKHAIKSFFFS; encoded by the coding sequence ATGGCTGATCGTTTAATCCATCTGATCGTTACCCGACAAGACACACCTGATTCCACGCCTTATAAGGAAGAGTTTAAAATTCCATATCGTCCAAATATGAACGTTATTTCAGCGTTAATGGAGATTCAACGCAACCCAGTTAACTCTCAAGGACAGAAGACAAAACCTGTCATTTGGGAATCCAACTGTCTAGAAGAGGTATGCGGTGCTTGCTCAATGGTAATTAACGGAAAACCACGCCAAGCCTGTTCTGCTCTGATTGATAAATTGGAACAACCAGTGCGTATTGAGCCAATGAAAACGTTCTCTGTACAGCGTGACTTAACTGTAGATCGCAGTCGTATGTTCGATGCTTTAAAACGGGTTAAAGCATGGATTCCTATCGACGGAACTCATGATTTAGGACCGGGACCAAGAATGGCGGAAGTAGATCGCCAATGGGCATACGAATTATCTAAATGTATGACTTGCGGTGTGTGTTTAGAAGCATGCCCGAATGTAAATGATAAATCACCATTTATTGGGGCGTTTGCCATTTCCCAGGTACGTTTATTTAATGAGCATCCAACAGGAAAAATGAACAAGCATGAACGTTTAGAGTCCTTGATGGACGAGGGTGGAATTAGCTACTGCGGTAACTCGCAAAACTGCGTACAGTCTTGCCCGAAAGGCATTCCACTGACTACTTCAATTGCTCATATGAACAAAGAAACAACGAAGCATGCCATTAAATCCTTCTTCTTCTCGTAA
- a CDS encoding DUF2507 domain-containing protein — protein MRQATDVLQQLLPTFSPHDRQRMQQMNMPFAGHLFFRNVVTQELLGDCEGPILYWMGKEIGETYHIHAAEDLILAFIQLGLGKLELISCTAKQIEYLLTHPHLTMQTTNRLERTLQFETGFLAGSIGNWLERETNATLTLLEKDKKKEPTAHIQVVISG, from the coding sequence ATGAGACAAGCTACTGATGTCTTACAACAACTTTTACCTACGTTTTCACCACATGATCGTCAGCGCATGCAACAAATGAACATGCCCTTTGCCGGTCATCTCTTTTTTCGAAATGTAGTCACACAGGAATTATTGGGAGATTGCGAAGGTCCCATTCTTTATTGGATGGGAAAAGAGATAGGGGAGACCTATCATATACATGCAGCAGAGGATCTGATATTAGCCTTCATCCAACTTGGCTTAGGAAAGCTTGAACTAATCTCTTGTACAGCTAAACAGATTGAGTATCTACTGACACATCCCCATCTTACCATGCAGACGACAAACCGATTAGAACGTACCCTACAGTTTGAAACAGGCTTTCTTGCCGGATCTATTGGTAACTGGTTAGAACGTGAGACAAATGCCACACTCACTCTCCTGGAAAAGGACAAAAAAAAAGAACCAACTGCACATATTCAGGTTGTTATCTCAGGGTAA
- a CDS encoding GNAT family N-acetyltransferase, producing MIRKLTEADREAFIDLVAKERSLNLFLIGDVENFGFSTHFQELWGEWSADDQTKLSAVLLRYYHAYVFYAPASFDLKGFSEILLADKKLEVLSGKQDCLQAFASYLPKHVIKTTYFAELVDDSQLPKDEINKFEVKKATVRELKKIVNLRNQIEEFGTSADAEETLRHTLESGTGRTYYVEMNTETVACASTTAECSTAAMIVGVCTRTNYRKRGYASACMVALCRDVLAEGRNLCLFYDNPAAGAIYKRLGFQDIGMWTMYQIKREESF from the coding sequence ATGATACGAAAACTAACAGAAGCAGATCGAGAAGCATTTATCGACTTGGTAGCAAAAGAGAGAAGCTTGAACTTATTTCTTATTGGTGATGTTGAAAATTTTGGCTTCTCCACCCATTTTCAAGAATTATGGGGAGAATGGTCAGCAGATGACCAGACAAAGCTCTCTGCGGTACTACTGCGATATTATCATGCATATGTTTTTTATGCTCCGGCTAGCTTTGATCTCAAAGGTTTCAGTGAAATTCTACTAGCTGACAAGAAGCTGGAGGTTTTATCAGGAAAACAAGATTGTTTGCAGGCCTTTGCAAGCTATCTGCCGAAGCACGTGATCAAAACTACATATTTTGCAGAATTAGTGGACGACTCACAATTGCCTAAGGATGAAATCAATAAATTTGAGGTGAAAAAAGCCACGGTTCGTGAATTAAAAAAAATCGTGAATTTACGTAATCAAATTGAAGAATTTGGAACATCTGCTGATGCAGAGGAAACGTTGCGCCATACGTTGGAAAGCGGTACAGGGAGAACCTATTATGTAGAGATGAACACAGAAACGGTAGCCTGTGCCTCAACAACAGCCGAGTGTTCGACGGCCGCGATGATCGTTGGTGTTTGTACTCGTACAAACTATCGCAAGCGTGGCTATGCTAGTGCCTGTATGGTAGCACTGTGCAGGGATGTTTTGGCGGAAGGGCGAAATCTATGTTTGTTTTACGATAATCCGGCAGCTGGAGCTATTTATAAACGTTTGGGCTTTCAAGACATTGGAATGTGGACGATGTATCAAATAAAAAGAGAAGAATCCTTTTAG
- a CDS encoding MBL fold metallo-hydrolase, with protein sequence MQQLVQISKRILYVPPYQETDRPILAAIVGDEKTLLIDAGNSSNHAKIFLEQLGEKGIKADWLVLTHWHWDHVFGLNEMDMPIVSHSQTLQYIKELMDLTWTDCALDKRVELGIEIPFCAEAIKKELGTNRDVTLRLPELIFDSRMTIHLGGVSCVIEHVGGDHSSDSSLIYIPEEKVLFLGDCLYPNIYAKKWNYTVEKSRKLVEQLEKYDANIIFLSHQEAPLTKEEFEAELLLLKNTAFFTEKFKGNQEKISKGMTALLHRELNEDETETVRFFVDGFGKL encoded by the coding sequence TTGCAGCAACTTGTACAAATTTCAAAACGTATTTTATATGTCCCCCCCTATCAGGAAACGGATCGCCCCATTCTAGCAGCGATAGTGGGAGATGAAAAAACACTTTTGATTGATGCGGGTAATTCTTCTAACCATGCGAAGATATTCCTAGAACAGTTAGGCGAAAAAGGTATCAAAGCTGACTGGTTGGTCCTTACCCATTGGCACTGGGACCATGTATTTGGTTTAAACGAAATGGACATGCCGATCGTTTCACATAGCCAAACACTTCAATATATTAAAGAACTAATGGACCTAACCTGGACAGATTGTGCTTTAGATAAGCGTGTTGAGCTAGGAATAGAAATACCATTTTGTGCAGAGGCAATAAAAAAGGAACTGGGGACGAACCGAGATGTCACTCTGCGATTACCTGAGCTTATATTTGATAGTCGAATGACAATTCATTTAGGTGGGGTAAGCTGTGTAATTGAACATGTGGGAGGAGATCATTCATCTGATTCAAGTCTGATTTATATCCCTGAAGAAAAAGTATTGTTTCTAGGTGATTGCCTATATCCGAATATCTATGCTAAAAAGTGGAATTACACAGTTGAGAAATCACGAAAATTAGTAGAACAGCTTGAAAAATATGATGCGAACATTATTTTTCTATCTCATCAAGAGGCTCCTTTAACAAAAGAGGAGTTTGAAGCAGAGCTTCTGCTATTAAAAAATACAGCCTTTTTTACAGAAAAGTTCAAGGGTAATCAAGAAAAAATCAGTAAAGGTATGACTGCACTCTTACATAGAGAATTAAATGAGGATGAGACAGAGACCGTTCGTTTTTTTGTTGATGGATTTGGGAAACTGTAA
- the sdhA gene encoding succinate dehydrogenase flavoprotein subunit — MAKGKLIIVGGGLAGLMATIKAAEKGVAVELFSLVPVKRSHSVCAQGGINGAVNTKGEGDSTWEHFDDTIYGGDFLANQPPVKAMCDAAPGIIYMLDRMGVMFNRTPEGLLDFRRFGGTKHHRTAFAGATTGQQLLYALDEQVRRYEAEGLVKKYEYWDFLGAVLDDAGVCRGITAQSMRSGEIKAFHADAVIMATGGPGIIFGKSTNSIINTGTAASALYQQGVIYANGEFIQIHPTAIPGDDKLRLMSESARGEGGRIWTYKDGKPWYFLEEKYPAYGNLVPRDIATREIFHVCVDMKLGINGENMVYLDLSHKDPKELDVKLGGIIEIYEKFVGEDPRKVPMRIFPAVHYSMGGMWVDYNQMTNIPGLFAAGECDYSQHGGNRLGANSLLSAIYGGMVAGPNAINYINSLDKLSDDLPSGLFDSYAKQEQDKYDNILKMDGTENAYVIHKELGEWMTDNVTVVRYNDRLQKTDDKILELIERYKNINIQDTQQWSNSGAQFTRHLWNMLVLGRAITISALKRDESRGAHYKPDFPERDDEHFMKTTMAKYNPETTAPEIYYEDIDVSLIKPRKRDYTSDKKGGK, encoded by the coding sequence ATGGCGAAGGGTAAATTAATTATTGTCGGCGGTGGCTTGGCTGGACTTATGGCGACAATTAAAGCAGCAGAAAAAGGGGTAGCCGTAGAACTTTTTTCCCTAGTTCCGGTTAAGCGCTCTCACTCTGTCTGTGCTCAGGGTGGTATTAACGGAGCTGTTAATACCAAAGGGGAAGGCGACTCTACTTGGGAACACTTTGATGACACGATTTATGGCGGTGACTTCCTAGCAAACCAACCACCAGTAAAAGCAATGTGTGATGCTGCACCTGGTATCATTTATATGCTAGACCGTATGGGAGTTATGTTCAACCGTACTCCAGAAGGTCTGCTAGACTTCCGTCGCTTTGGGGGAACGAAGCATCACCGTACTGCATTTGCTGGAGCCACAACAGGCCAACAATTATTATATGCATTAGATGAGCAAGTACGCCGTTATGAGGCGGAAGGACTTGTGAAAAAATATGAGTACTGGGATTTTCTGGGGGCTGTTCTTGATGATGCTGGTGTCTGTCGTGGGATAACTGCACAAAGCATGCGTTCAGGTGAAATTAAAGCCTTCCATGCGGATGCAGTTATCATGGCGACTGGTGGACCTGGTATTATCTTTGGTAAATCTACTAACTCTATCATTAACACTGGTACAGCAGCATCTGCGTTGTATCAACAAGGTGTCATTTATGCAAACGGCGAATTCATCCAAATTCATCCAACAGCTATTCCTGGTGATGACAAACTACGCCTCATGTCTGAATCAGCTCGTGGTGAAGGCGGACGTATTTGGACGTATAAAGACGGTAAACCATGGTACTTCCTAGAAGAAAAATATCCTGCGTACGGAAACCTCGTACCGCGTGATATTGCGACTCGCGAAATTTTCCATGTCTGTGTAGATATGAAATTGGGTATCAATGGCGAAAACATGGTGTATTTAGACCTGTCCCATAAGGATCCAAAAGAATTGGATGTAAAACTGGGCGGTATCATTGAAATTTATGAAAAATTCGTTGGTGAAGATCCACGTAAAGTACCAATGCGCATATTCCCAGCTGTTCACTATTCCATGGGTGGTATGTGGGTAGATTACAACCAAATGACGAATATCCCAGGCCTATTTGCTGCAGGTGAGTGCGATTATTCTCAACATGGTGGTAACCGTTTGGGTGCGAACTCTCTGTTATCTGCTATTTATGGTGGGATGGTTGCTGGGCCAAATGCAATCAATTATATCAACTCATTGGATAAGCTTTCAGATGATCTTCCAAGTGGCTTGTTTGACAGCTATGCGAAGCAGGAACAAGATAAATACGACAACATCTTAAAAATGGATGGTACAGAAAATGCGTACGTGATCCATAAAGAGTTGGGCGAGTGGATGACTGATAACGTAACAGTGGTTCGCTACAACGATCGATTGCAAAAAACAGATGATAAGATTTTGGAGCTCATAGAGCGCTACAAAAACATCAACATTCAAGATACGCAACAATGGAGTAACTCTGGAGCACAGTTTACACGTCATTTGTGGAACATGCTTGTTCTAGGGCGTGCTATTACAATCAGTGCCTTGAAACGTGATGAAAGTCGCGGCGCACACTACAAGCCTGATTTCCCTGAGCGTGATGACGAACACTTCATGAAAACGACAATGGCGAAGTATAACCCAGAAACAACTGCGCCAGAAATCTATTATGAAGATATTGACGTCTCTTTAATCAAACCACGTAAGCGTGACTATACCAGTGATAAAAAAGGAGGGAAATGA
- the uvrC gene encoding excinuclease ABC subunit UvrC produces MKNANGDIIYVGKAKVLKNRVRSYFTGSHDGKTQLLVNEIADFEYIVVSSPIEALILECNLIKKYDPRYNILLKDDKTYPYIKITNEAHPRLEITRRILKDKAKYFGPYPNATAAQEVKKLLDRLYPLRKCKNMPKQVCLYYHMHQCMAPCVFEVDKAENLRIVDEIAKFLDGGHKATKEILTEKMMMAAENMEFERAKEFRDQIHNIEAVMEKQKITLTDTVDRDIFGFHTDKGWMCVQVFYMRGGKLIERDTSSFPFYGDATEDFMSFVAQYYFDKQQALPKEILLPEESEPELISEWLGVKVLTPKRGKKHELIDMAKENARISLAEKFALLAKDDARTVQAVHNLGNIMGIGTPHRIEAFDNSNIQGTEPVSAMVVFTDGKPDKKEYRKYKIKTVEGPDDYGSMREVILRRYSRLLKENQPLPNLIVIDGGKGQISAAMDVLENELGLFIPVCGLAKDEKHKTAMLLYGDPPMPVELKRDSHEFYLLQRVQDEVHRFAITFHRQARSKTMLSSQLDEIPGIGEKRRKKLFQHFGSLKKMREATVEDFRQLGIGDKLARDIITHVRGLKDDK; encoded by the coding sequence ATGAAAAATGCGAATGGCGACATTATCTATGTGGGAAAAGCTAAGGTATTAAAAAATCGCGTTCGTTCCTATTTTACTGGCAGTCATGATGGAAAAACTCAGTTACTAGTAAATGAAATTGCTGATTTTGAATATATTGTGGTCTCTAGTCCAATAGAGGCGCTTATTTTAGAGTGTAATCTGATAAAAAAATATGATCCTCGATACAATATCTTATTAAAAGATGATAAGACGTACCCATATATTAAAATTACTAATGAGGCACATCCGCGTTTGGAGATCACACGTCGCATTTTAAAGGATAAAGCGAAGTATTTTGGACCATATCCCAATGCGACAGCTGCTCAGGAAGTAAAGAAGCTATTGGATCGTTTATACCCGCTTCGTAAATGCAAAAATATGCCAAAGCAGGTATGCTTGTATTACCACATGCATCAATGTATGGCACCCTGTGTGTTCGAGGTGGATAAGGCGGAGAACCTACGCATTGTTGATGAGATCGCTAAATTCCTAGATGGTGGTCATAAGGCTACGAAAGAAATCTTAACGGAAAAAATGATGATGGCTGCAGAGAATATGGAGTTTGAACGGGCAAAAGAATTTCGTGACCAAATTCATAATATTGAAGCAGTCATGGAGAAACAAAAGATTACACTGACTGATACGGTTGACCGTGATATCTTTGGTTTTCATACCGATAAAGGCTGGATGTGCGTACAGGTCTTCTATATGCGGGGAGGTAAGCTAATCGAGCGTGATACTAGCTCGTTTCCCTTTTACGGAGATGCCACAGAAGATTTCATGTCGTTTGTTGCACAGTATTATTTTGATAAACAGCAGGCTTTGCCAAAAGAAATTCTACTACCTGAAGAAAGTGAACCAGAGCTGATTTCTGAATGGCTAGGAGTAAAAGTATTAACCCCAAAACGTGGGAAAAAGCATGAATTAATTGATATGGCAAAAGAGAATGCGCGTATTTCCTTAGCAGAGAAATTTGCCTTATTAGCAAAAGATGATGCCCGTACAGTGCAGGCTGTCCATAATTTAGGTAACATTATGGGAATAGGCACCCCTCATCGCATCGAGGCTTTTGATAACTCTAACATACAAGGAACCGAACCTGTGTCGGCCATGGTTGTGTTTACTGATGGGAAACCAGACAAGAAAGAGTACCGGAAATATAAAATAAAAACGGTAGAGGGCCCTGATGATTACGGCTCCATGCGAGAGGTTATTTTGCGGAGATATTCTCGCCTGTTAAAAGAAAATCAACCATTACCTAATCTAATTGTTATTGATGGAGGCAAGGGTCAAATCAGTGCCGCTATGGATGTGCTAGAAAATGAATTAGGGTTGTTCATTCCCGTCTGTGGGCTCGCTAAGGATGAAAAGCATAAAACAGCGATGTTACTCTATGGTGACCCGCCCATGCCTGTAGAGCTTAAGCGGGATAGCCATGAGTTTTATCTGTTGCAACGTGTCCAAGATGAGGTACATCGCTTTGCCATCACCTTTCATCGGCAGGCTCGTTCCAAAACAATGCTTTCTTCACAATTAGATGAGATACCAGGTATAGGAGAGAAGCGACGTAAGAAGTTGTTTCAGCATTTTGGTTCATTGAAAAAGATGCGCGAAGCAACAGTGGAAGATTTCCGTCAGCTTGGTATTGGTGACAAATTAGCAAGAGATATTATTACGCATGTAAGAGGATTGAAGGATGATAAATAA
- a CDS encoding aspartate kinase, producing the protein MEIVVQKYGGTSVGSAERIQKVAERIIRYKDAGHAMVVVVSAMGKTTDVLVDLAKELHENPPAREMDMLLATGEQVSIALLSMALQSRGYEAVSMTGWQAGILTEEKHGKARISTINSQRIEQELQQGKIVIVAGFQGASENGEITTLGRGGSDTTAVTIAASLQATCCEIYTDVSGVFTADPRIVSRAQRLSSISYDEMLELATLGAGVLHPRSVESAKKYRVRLVVRSSFTEEEGTLVEEETNMELGKVISGIAHDKDVASITVIGMPVKVGMLSSLFKALADASINVDIIIQSTYHDKANNVSFTISAEDLHRTLETLEAHQEELGFEHVEYESGLAKVSIVGAGMITNPGVAADMFSHLSSQDILIRMVSTSDIKVSCVIPADKVSQAVATLHTAFGLDVTSDAVVHA; encoded by the coding sequence ATGGAAATTGTGGTGCAAAAATATGGGGGAACGTCCGTAGGTTCTGCGGAGCGTATTCAAAAAGTAGCGGAGAGAATTATCCGCTATAAAGATGCCGGGCATGCCATGGTGGTTGTGGTATCTGCTATGGGAAAAACAACAGATGTGCTGGTGGATTTAGCAAAGGAATTACATGAGAACCCACCTGCTCGTGAAATGGATATGCTACTCGCAACAGGCGAACAGGTCTCCATTGCCCTACTTAGTATGGCACTACAGAGTAGAGGGTACGAAGCTGTGTCCATGACAGGCTGGCAGGCTGGTATTTTAACTGAGGAGAAACATGGTAAGGCTCGCATTAGTACGATTAACAGCCAACGGATTGAGCAAGAATTACAGCAAGGCAAAATTGTCATCGTAGCAGGTTTTCAAGGAGCTAGCGAAAACGGAGAAATTACGACATTGGGACGGGGCGGGTCTGATACGACAGCGGTAACAATCGCGGCTAGTCTACAGGCTACATGTTGCGAAATCTATACAGATGTATCAGGGGTATTTACAGCCGATCCGCGCATCGTTTCTCGTGCACAAAGATTAAGCTCCATTTCATATGATGAAATGCTAGAATTAGCAACTCTAGGAGCTGGCGTATTACATCCGCGTTCTGTGGAAAGTGCAAAAAAATATCGAGTTCGTCTTGTGGTTCGCTCCAGCTTTACAGAAGAAGAAGGAACATTGGTTGAGGAGGAGACAAACATGGAATTAGGCAAAGTAATTAGCGGAATTGCTCACGATAAAGATGTGGCATCTATAACGGTTATTGGGATGCCTGTAAAAGTAGGCATGCTATCTTCCTTATTTAAAGCATTGGCGGACGCTTCTATTAATGTAGATATTATTATTCAAAGTACCTATCATGACAAAGCCAATAATGTTTCCTTTACGATCTCCGCTGAGGATTTACATAGAACGCTGGAGACATTGGAAGCTCATCAGGAGGAGTTAGGCTTTGAGCATGTGGAATATGAATCTGGTTTAGCAAAGGTCTCAATTGTAGGAGCTGGTATGATTACGAATCCGGGCGTTGCAGCCGATATGTTTAGTCATTTGTCCAGTCAGGATATTCTCATTCGGATGGTATCTACCTCCGATATTAAGGTATCTTGCGTCATTCCAGCAGATAAAGTGTCGCAAGCTGTAGCTACATTGCACACGGCGTTTGGATTGGATGTTACTTCAGATGCTGTTGTGCATGCTTAA
- the metX gene encoding homoserine O-acetyltransferase MetX → MKKATIHDLELECGEVLRQVEIGYTTSGTYNSEQSNAILVCHALTGDSQVVGDGEKSGWWDGLIGPGKAIDTNFYYVICANVLGGCYGTTGPASMNRETGEPYATHFPVVTIRDMVRAQYKLIEQLGIPHLYAVIGGSMGGMQVYEWAVEYPQMMDLVVPVATCAQLSAMAIAYNDVARQAICNDPDWNNGHYYPNQGPIRGLSTARMVGMITYRTAELFEERFGRAHQGTVHADLVETTFEVESYLRYQGDKLVQRFDANSYLYLLKAMDTHDIGRGRDGIENALTRIDAKVVCIAISNDLLYPIPHQLWLSSTLKRQGKNVDFFAIDSVFGHDGFLVEIDKMAQLLGPYFPVTVKGQQTSQLIG, encoded by the coding sequence TTGAAAAAAGCAACGATTCACGACCTAGAGTTGGAATGTGGCGAGGTGCTCCGTCAAGTGGAAATCGGATATACGACAAGCGGTACGTACAACTCTGAGCAATCGAATGCAATTTTGGTGTGTCATGCATTAACGGGAGACAGTCAAGTTGTAGGTGATGGTGAAAAGTCAGGCTGGTGGGATGGATTGATTGGGCCAGGGAAAGCGATTGATACCAATTTCTATTACGTGATTTGCGCAAACGTACTAGGTGGTTGCTACGGAACAACAGGTCCTGCAAGTATGAATAGGGAGACTGGAGAGCCATATGCGACTCATTTTCCTGTTGTGACCATCCGGGATATGGTGCGGGCTCAATATAAGCTCATCGAGCAGTTGGGTATCCCGCATCTTTATGCGGTCATAGGTGGTTCGATGGGTGGGATGCAAGTTTATGAGTGGGCAGTTGAATACCCACAGATGATGGATTTGGTGGTGCCAGTTGCTACCTGCGCACAGTTATCTGCTATGGCCATCGCTTATAATGATGTGGCAAGGCAAGCGATCTGCAATGATCCTGATTGGAATAATGGTCATTATTATCCGAATCAAGGCCCAATTCGCGGATTATCAACGGCGCGTATGGTCGGCATGATTACATACCGGACAGCTGAATTATTTGAAGAGCGATTTGGTAGGGCTCATCAAGGCACCGTGCATGCCGACTTAGTGGAGACCACTTTTGAAGTGGAGAGCTATTTACGTTATCAAGGAGATAAACTTGTGCAACGGTTTGATGCAAATAGCTACCTCTATCTGCTAAAAGCAATGGATACACACGATATCGGTAGAGGAAGAGATGGAATTGAAAACGCACTGACACGCATCGATGCAAAGGTGGTCTGTATAGCTATTTCCAATGATTTATTGTATCCAATTCCCCATCAGCTTTGGCTATCCTCTACATTAAAGAGACAGGGGAAAAACGTTGATTTTTTTGCGATTGACTCTGTATTTGGGCATGATGGTTTTTTAGTTGAAATAGACAAAATGGCTCAACTGCTAGGGCCTTATTTTCCTGTGACAGTAAAAGGTCAACAAACATCACAATTAATTGGATAA